CACGCCTCCTTCAACGCTTCGCCCAGGGTTTGCTGGCCGACCGTCACCGGCAGTGGGCGATCCTTGAGCATCGCCACCAGCGGCAGGATCAGCGCCACCATCAAGCCCAATGCCAGCAGCGCCGCGGACCAGCCCAGCCAGCCAATCAAGCCCAAGGTGCCGGGCACCATGGCGAACTGGCCAAAGGAGCCGGCGGCGCTGGCGATGCCCATGGCCATGCTGCGTTTTTCCGGCGGTACGGCGCGGCCGACCACGCCAAGGATCACCGAAAACGAGGTACCGGACAGGCCGATGCCGATCAGCAACCCTGCGCTCAATGACAATGACCACGCCGAGTCCGACATACCCATCAACACCAGGCCCACGGCGTACAGCACGCCGCCGACGAACACCGCCTTGGTCGCGCCGAAACGGTCGGCCAGGGCCCCGGTGAACGGCTGCGCCAGGCCCCAGATCAGGTTCTGCAAGGCAATGGCAAAGGCGAACGTCTCACGCCCCCAGCCAAATTCGCTGCTCATCGGCGCCAGGAACAGGCCAAAGCCGTGCCGCACGCCCAGGGACAATGCCAGGATCAGCGCACTTCCCAACAGAACCCAACCACTGGTGCGCCATATTGAGGGCATTTCTTATTCTCCGCTCGCGGGTATATACCCGCTTATAGTCGAAAAAACCGCCGTTCAGGCGAGTTCATCCAGCAAGGCCAACAAGGTTTCGCGCTTTTCGGCGCCAAGCTTATCAATCAGTTTCTGTTGCGCCGCTTCCCATGCCGGCAATGCGGCAGCCAAGCGCTGTTCACCTGCGTTGGTCAAGACCACCAGGCGGTTGCGCAGGTCATCACCTTCGACCAACTGCACCAGGCCTTCACCCTCCAGTACGCGCAGGTTGCGCCCCAGGGTGCTGCGGTCCAGGCCCATGGCCTCC
Above is a genomic segment from Pseudomonas sp. R5-89-07 containing:
- a CDS encoding MarR family winged helix-turn-helix transcriptional regulator; this translates as MLASQCLCTNLRRAARGVSRHYDGALDGFGINVAQYSLLCNLQRLDQPSISSLAEAMGLDRSTLGRNLRVLEGEGLVQLVEGDDLRNRLVVLTNAGEQRLAAALPAWEAAQQKLIDKLGAEKRETLLALLDELA
- a CDS encoding MFS transporter codes for the protein MPSIWRTSGWVLLGSALILALSLGVRHGFGLFLAPMSSEFGWGRETFAFAIALQNLIWGLAQPFTGALADRFGATKAVFVGGVLYAVGLVLMGMSDSAWSLSLSAGLLIGIGLSGTSFSVILGVVGRAVPPEKRSMAMGIASAAGSFGQFAMVPGTLGLIGWLGWSAALLALGLMVALILPLVAMLKDRPLPVTVGQQTLGEALKEACSHSGFWLLAFGFFVCGFQVVFIGVHLPAYLVDQHLPATVGTTVLALIGLFNVFGTYTAGWLGGRMSKPRLLTGLYLLRAVVIVLFLWAPVTEVTAYLFGMAMGFLWLSTVPLTNGTVATLFGVRNLSMLGGIVFLFHQLGSFLGGWLGGVVYDRTGNYDLIWQVAILLSLLAAALNWPVRERPVARMQAQMEAA